The DNA region GATAGAGAACGAAAAGATGTTCATAGATAATAATGGCTATGCAAACGGTGTAGTGAATGCGCATAATGGGATAATACTATCGGCTGCTGTGGCGTGAAACAGCATTGAATTTAACCGATTGTCGCCCTGGGTAGGGTTTATTTGCGCACAAATGATCGCATTGCAGATGACATTTTTTGTATCTGATAATCAGCATATTGCCGACTTGTCAATGGCAGCGATAGCACAAGATCTTCTTCGATAAGCAAAACTGCTATACAGGGCGAAGAAGATGCTTCGTTCCCACCCATGACAACTTAAAACGGGTGTCATGCTGAGCCCGTCGAAGCATGGCGGGCAGGCCTCTGCGCGCGAGTCTTCGACAGGCTCAGACTGACAGGCCATCTTTTGTCATTTCACCTTCAGAGGCCTCCGGGTTTAAACACTCAGCATCACAATCTATTAAATTCTACTCAAACACACTCTTCGCATTCTTAATAGTTTTTTCCAGATCGATGCCTTTTGCCAGTACACCCTTAAAAAGGTCGCCGGTTTCCTTAAGGCGGTCAATGGAATTAAAAATGGTAAAATCTTTCATGGTGAGGCCGGGTTTCACTTCGTCCCAATGCAGGGGCATGGAAACGGTAGCACCCGGTTTTGGTCTTAATGAATATGGGCCGGCAATGGTAGCTCCCGGACGGTTCTGCAGAAAATCAAGGTACATTTTACCATTTCGCTTGGCTACCATACGCTCCAAACTTGTATAATCGGGAATTTGTTTATGAACAATGCCCACTACGAGCCGCGCAAACATCTGTGATTGGTCATAATCATACTTAGCCCCCAGCGGGATATAAATATGCATGCCTGTTGAACCTGATGTTTTGCAGTATGCAGGCACATCTACAGCATCCAATACTTTTTTTACTTCCAAAGCGGCCGCGATCACCTGGTCGAACGTGTTTTTATCCGGATCAAGGTCGATCACGCAGTAATCAGGATTATCCGGCGATTGCACCCGGCTAAACCAGGGGTTCATTTCGATGCACCCCAGTGATGCCATCCATAGTAAATAAGATTCATCAGAGCCTACCAAATATTCTTTATGTTCCCCTTCGCTGGTGGTGTAAGGGAAAGTTTTAGTAATCCAATCGGGGGCCTTACCTTTCACATCCTTTTGGTAAAAACTTGGCCCATGAATGCCATTAGGAAACCTGTTAAGCGACATTGGCCTGTCTTTTAAATAAGGTAAGATATATTCAGCGACCTGGTAATAGTAGTTGAACATATCCCGCTTGGTTACACCATCTTCGGGCCAGTAAACTTTGCTTAGATGTGTAAATTTAAGCTCATGTCCGCAAATTTTGCGTACCTGGGTTTCATCTTTAGGATTAAGCAGGGTTTTCCGGTCAGTATTTTTCACGGGCTTAATGGCTTTAGCGTGTGTATCATTATCAGCTCCCTCGGCTTCCTCAACCGTTTCGGCGGTATGTTTCGGAGTTTCCAGTACAACATCTTTTGTTTTTTTATCGCTACGCATCCCTTTAAAAGAGGCTTGCCTGAACACTCCATCGCCGGTTACTTCGGCAAATGCCACCTCGCAAACCAATTCTGGTTTAAGCCAGGTGGGCTTAGCCCCTAAGCGCTGCGGCCTGAACCTTGATGGCTTATCCACATCAGGCTCCACCTCAAACGGACTTTTATTGGTAATAAGCGGCTTAAATTGCTCCATCATTTCTTTCTGCAGTTTATCAGAAAAGCCTGTACCCACTTTACCGGCATACTGCAGTTTGCCCTTATCATCATATAAAGCAAGTACCAACGCGCTGAACGATTTGGAGGTGCCCGCGTTTTTGGTAAAGCCGGCAATGATCACTTCCTGCCTGCGCTGCACTTTTATTTTGAGCCACTCTTTTGAGCGAAGATCGGAAGTATAAACACTGCTGGCCTTTTTGGCGATGATACCCTCCAGCCCTATTCTTTCGGCGGCGTTAAAAAATTCGATCCCGCCTGTATCAAAAACTTTGCTTTGACGAATGCGCTCGTCATTGGTGGGAAGAACCGCACTTAGAATGGCCTGGCGTTGTTTAAGGGGCAATCCCATCAGGTTTTTGCCCTCGTACCAAAGGATATCGAAAACATAATAAACCAAATTGCCATCGGCCTCGCTGCGCCAGTTTTGCAGCGCTCCAAAATCGGAGACACCTTTATCATTCAATACCAGGATCTCCCCATCAATTACAGCATTGATCTGCCAATCTTTCAGCAGTTTATTAATTGGATAATATTTATCAAAAGGAAGATTATTACGGGAAATCAGCTCCGCTCCTTTCTTGTCGATCACGGCAATGGCCCTGTAGCCATCCCATTTAACCTCATAAAGCCAATCGGGATCATCAAAAGGCTCGTCTACAAGGGTGGCCTTCATTGGCTTTATCTTAGTTGGCACTCTTGATTCAGGGGCTTTTTTTAGTAGTTGCTCAACATCAAAATCCTCCGTACCATTAGTGTCTACTTTCTTTTCCAGTTGTTCAACGGGTTCGTTTAGGACTTTTTTTTTACCTGTTTTTTCAGGCTTTTCTACATCCTCTTCATGCCCATGCTGCCAAACCTTTTCGCTGGTTTTTTCCATACTTTCAATGGTTTTGCCAGAAAGAATAGATTTATCTTTTTTGGTAATATCTTTAACCGACGCAAATTGATCATTGTGCTTAATCAGCAGCCAGCCGTTTTCGCCCATACCATGGGTTTTAACAAGGGCGTATTCACCCTCCAGCTTTTCGCCATGCAGCTTGATCTTTACCGAGCCGGCCTCGAGTTGTTTAAGCAGGTATTTTTCTTGTGCTTTTTTGCCTTTGATCTCTTCAATGGGCTCATAAGTACCCTCATCCCAAACTATAACGGTACCGCCGCCATATTCACCTTTGGGGATGAGACCTTCAAAATTCCGATAGTCAAAAGGATGATCCTCAACCATCATAGCAAGGCGCTTAACTTTAGGATCGGTTGAGGGGCCTTTGGGTATAGCCCAGCTTTTCAGCACGCCATTCATTTCAAGCCTGAAATCATAGTGTAAACGCGAGGCATCATGCTTTTGGATCACAAACATCAGGTGGTCTTTGTCCTTGCTCCTCCCCGCTTTAGGCTCACGGGTTTTGCTAAAATCGCGTTTTTCTGCATACTTTTCCAGGCTCATAGTGGTGCTATTTGTTGTTCAAAAATTTGGCTACTGCAGCGGCTGAATTTCCAACGGCACGTACCGCTGTTTTTAACCTTTCCGGGCGAACACCAAATTTGTTTGCCCAGTATTCAACCTCATAACTTTCGCTGGTATTGATGAGGCTGTTGTCAGGCAATCCGGTTTTGTTCCTGTTGTTCATGATTAGTTTTATGATTGATATATTAACAGATCGGCCAATTAAAGGTTTGATTATTAATTAATAAATTATTGTAATAAAATTTATTAATCAGCCTATTCTTACTCCCACCCGTCACTTTGTTCGGCGTAGTTTGGCATCATCATGTAAACCAGTATAGCAAGGCAGGCAAGCAATACCAGGTGGCTTACCCAGAATATAAACATTTCCATAGTTGTTTTTTTAGATACTTTAATTCGGTTTGTTGTAAAACTTATGCATACTGCGTGCCATTTATCAACCATTTAATTACCAGTAAATTACATCAATACAACTAAATTAAAATTGACTATATTTCGAGCATCGACGATTATATAACGATTATTAGTGGTAAACAACCAATCCCTTTACTGGTGTTATAAACAGTTTTTAAAATCGCATTCAGGGCAGGTTCAAACAACAAAGCCTGAGAAGTTTCGCTTCTCAGGCTTTTAGATAAAACGCGTAAAGGAATGTTACGATCAGGCTTTCATGTTTTGCCTGCCTGCCTTATGCCCTATGGTGGAATAAAAAAGGATAAACAAGTAAATAGGGATGAGTAAAATATAGGCAGATTGCGCCGAAAACTTTTCCGAAAAATAGCCGTACAGCGGGGGTAAAACAGCGCCGCCTGCAATACCCATAACCAATAATGAAGATGCTATTTTAGTAAAGCGGCCTAAACCGGCCAATGCCAGCGGCCATATAGCAGGCCACATTAACGAATTAGCCAAACCAAGCAATGCAATACAAAATACCGATGCATAGCCGTGGGTTAACAATGTTGCTATGGTTAAAATGATACCCAAAATTGCCGAAGCTACCAACGCTTTTTGTTGTGTGATCAGTTTCGGGATACAGAAAACACCAACCAGGTAACCAACAATCATGGAGATCAAAGTACATGATGTAAAAAATTTAGCTGTTGATAATGGGATATGCTGAGAAGTGCCGTAAAGTGAAATTGAATCGCCTGCGATAACTTCGGCACCTACATAAACAAACAGGGTTGCTACGCCAAGCATCAAATGCGGAAACTGTACAATACTTGTTTTATTGGTATTTGCGGCAGCTACGGTTTCGTCTTCATGCTCGGTGTTGATCTCGGGTAATGACGAGAAATAAATAAGGATGGCCAGCAAAATCAAAACTACCACCATGATGCTGTAAGGCATAATCACCCTTGATGCCAGCTCATTTAACTCCAGTGCTTTTTCTGTTGCACTCAAAGTTTTAAGCTTTTCGGTTATCGAATCAATATTGGCAAGTACCACTGTACCCAAAATAACAGGTGCTAAAGCGCCGGCAATCTTGTTACAAATCCCCATGATACTGATCCGGCGAGCAGCAGTTTCGGCAGGCCCCAAAATAGTGATATAGGGGTTTGAAGCAGTTTGCAACACAGTTAGTCCGGTGCCTTGAACAAACAGGCCTATTAAAAATACCCCGTAAGTACGGGTCATTGCAGCGGGGATAAATATCAATGCGCCTATGGCCATTACAAACAAGCCTATGGCCATCCCGTTTTTAAATCCAAACTTTTTGATGGTTTTCCCGGCGGGAATACCCATAACAACGTAAGCAATATAAAAAGCTGTGGTTACAAAATAAGCTTCCTTGGTACTTAGCTCACACGCTATCTTTAAGTAAGGAATAAGCGTTCCGTTCATCCAGGTTACAAAACCAAAAATGAAAAATAAAGCGCCGATAATTACAATGGGGTTTATCGCTGATCTTTTTACCGGCGATTCGATTACTGAACTTGTTGCCTGGGCCATAGTGTGTTATTTTAATTAGAGGTATTTTACTTTAAATGAATTTTATCGTACCAAAAAACTGTGACAAATGAAAATCAGGCACCGGGCTATCTATGTTGCTCCAGCTTATAAAATGCGGTTCGGGCAGGTCATCGCCGCATTTAAAAAAGTTTGCCCGGCTAATAATCCCATTCAATGTTTTAATATCGTGATAAAAAAAAACATCAAAAGGTATCAATAATGTTAACTCCCATGTATTAAAACCTGCCGGATCCCGGGCCCAATTGATATTGCTTAACGACTTTATGCCACTCACTTTATCATCAGGTATAGCCACCCTCCCGTTACGGTCTTTACCAAAGCCAACCAATGCGGTTCCAAGGGCATTAAATTCCAGGTTGTAGTAACTGTCATCCTTGCCAAAACCTGTAAAAAACTCTACACAACTATCTTTATAAACCGGATCATTTACTGTTTTGTAAGTTGCCTGTGTATACTGCTCCCCGACAAAATATTTTAGAGCGATACCATTTTCGGTATGGCCTATTGAAAAATTAACTGATGGAAAATACCCGGAATCACTCCATAAAAGATTATCGATAGCGTACTTTTTTCCTTTTTCGAGCAAAACCGATAGCTCATCAAGGTTATTTTCATTGTAACTACCCGGAATAAAAGGGGCGTAAACTTCCTTCACTGTTATTTTATAAAATGTTTAGTTTCAATTTACTAAAAGCGCATCCCATATCAATGATTCATGCAGAATTAATACGCTAATGTTAATTTTTCTACCAAAATAAACAAAAAGTTTATAAATTATTTAATAATCTCTATTTACTTATTAAAAAAATATAAAAACTTTTCAATCCTTGTACTTACCGGAGAACCACCTGCAATTTCTCTTTCAGTTCTGCTTAATAATTAGCTACCTTGTACTAACCAATTTGTTATGAAAAGAAAAACTTTCATTCAATTAAGTACTACCTTGATGGCGTCTCCCTTATTATCATCATTCGAATCATTCGCGCAACAACCCCGCCTGCAAAACTGGTCGGGCAACTTAACTTACAGCACGGACAATGTATTTTATCCAAAATCGGTTGAAGAAGTTCAGCAACTCCTTAAAAAGCATGATAAAATAAAAGCCCTGGGCACAAGGCATTGCTTTAATACCATTGCCGATAGTAAAGATAACCTGCTCTCCACACGCAACCTGAACAAAGTGGTATCCATCGACAAGCAAAATCATACGGTTACGGTTGAAGGAGGTATAAAATACGGCGAGCTTGCCCCGCATCTCGATAAAGAGGGCTTTGCGCTGCATAACCTTGCCTCGTTGCCCCATATATCAGTAGCAGGCTCAATTACAACGGCAACACATGGCTCGGGCGTAAAAAATGGCAATCTTTCAAGCGCGGTGGTCGGCTTAGAGATTGTCAAGGCCGATGGCAGTATTGTTCACCTTTCAAAAACCAAAGATGGAGCTAAGCTGAATGCCGCAGTGGTTGGGCTTGGGGCATTGGGTGTAATCACCAAAGTTACGCTACAAATACAACCAACTTATATGATGAAGCAACATGTATTTACCGGCTTGCCTATGAGCGAACTAAAGCAGCATTTTGAAAAAATTGTTTCTGCCGGCTATAGTGTTAGCCTTTTTACCGACTGGCAAAGCGACCATATTAATGAGATTTGGATCAAAAGCCGGATAGGTACCGATAAAGACGAAAACCTGAAGGAATTTTACGGAGCAAAAGCAGCTACAAAGAACCTGCACCCAATTATAGGGCTCTCTGCCGAAAACTGCACCGAGCAAATGGGCGTTCCGGGGCCATGGTATGAGCGGTTGCCGCATTTTAAAATGGGCTTTACACCAAGCAGCGGCAAAGAACTGCAATCAGAGTTTTTTGTGCCTTTTGATCATGCTGTTGAAGCTATTGAAGCTGTGGCACGATTAGGGAACCAAATTGGCCCGCACCTCTTTATTACCGAGATCCGCACCATTGCCGCTGATGACCTGTGGATGAGCCCTACGCACAATCAGAAATCGGTGGCTATCCATTTTACCTGGAAACAGGAAACAGAAGCTGTATTGAAATTGCTCCCTCAAATTGAACGGGAGCTTTCTCCGTTTAAAGCAAGACCGCACTGGGGTAAAATCTTTACTATCCCTGCTAAAACATTAGCGGTACGTTATGAAAAGATGGATGCTTTTAAAGCTCTGGCAGCCGAATACGATCCGCATGGAAAATTCAGGAACCGATTTTTAGCCCACGAACTTTACAACTATTGAAATGAGTGAGCTAAGGCTGCTGTGAATTGAAAAATTAATTTATTAGCTTTTAGCCCTACGCATTTTGCTTTAAGCTCAAAAAAGCTTATGGCTGCTGCCTGCGCGGGCGTTTTGCCCTTACCGGGGCTGCTGCCTCCTGCTGCTCATAACGGTTATTTTCGCGCGGAAAGCGGGGCTTGTTGTAACCTTGTGGCTTTACTTTGTTAAAACCCGGCTTAGGTTTTGAAAATTGCTGTTTTTGTTGCGGCTGGTGCTTTTGTTCTGCTATCCTCACGCTTATCTCACGCTCATCGATAGTAGCACCATTCATAGCGTCGATCGCACGTTGAGCGCCTGCCTCATCAGTCATTTCTAAAAAACCATAACCTTTACTAATGCCGCTGTCTTTATCGGTAATTATCCGCACGGTGCTTACCGTGCCATAAGCACTGAACAGTTCAACAAGTTCAATTTCTTCCATGTCCCGCGGAAAACCCACGATAAAAAGCTTAATCATACTCTACCAGGTAATTGCAATAGGTAACCAGTCAGCAAATATAGTGCACAAAAATGGTTTAGCCTATTGCCCGACCCTCTGTTAAAGGCTTATTTACAAAAAAAGCGTTCCGGATCTCATCCCGGAATGCTTTTTCACACTAATTGTGCAGTAAATTGTATTGGATTATTCCCATTCAAACCTCTTTAGCATCCGAATTATTATTTTAACTCATAATCAATCAGTTACTTTTTATTTAGCAGCTTAAACTGCTCACATATCCGCAAGCCTTATCGTGCTATTCACAGGATCGAGATTGTATGGGTACCGGTTAACAATTTACTGCTTGATTTTCTTTTATCAATGCTCTTAAAGCCAGACATTACCATTTAACTGGTGAAATTTGCTGATAAATTTACCCATAGTTCCCCAATAATGTAATGCCTGGTTAAAACTTATTAAACACCGCTTAATTATTTTGCCTTACGAATATAAAGACTGCCGAAGGTGGTTTTCATCAATAATTCGGGGCCGCCACCAGCTATTTTCCCGTAAACCCAATCCTCCATTTTCAGGCTGTACATCCCCTTTTCACCGCTATTTTTTGTAACAACCGGTTTGCGTTGCTCGGTTACCACATCAAAGTCGGTAAATATATCCCCCTGATCTGATTTTAACTTTACATTGGCCTTAAGGCTTGCCGGGAACGTAACATCAACCTTACCGTTGAGCGTTGAAAATGCCATGGCCGCTTTTGCATCAATGCTTTTAAAGGTGACCTCAACATTGCCATTAACCGTATTGGCCACAACGGATCCTGATATATTATTTAGTTTGATATAGCCGTTAACATTCCGTATTTCCAGGTCGCCGCTCAGATTGCTGGCATTGATATTACCATTATTTACTGTCGATAATTTAACACTGGTACTGTTCATTGGTACCTTAATAGTAAGATTGGTTGTTTTCATGGCGCTGCCATGAACGTTTACCTGGTTATTGTTTTCCTGGGCCTGCACATCGAGGTTGCTCCCGGCCGATAAACGCCTCATTCCGCCCGGCGCCGGTTCCTTTTCACGGTGTTTTCTTTCTTCGCCCTGGGCATCAATAACAATATCCTTACCCTCATATCCTGTTATGGTTATTGAACCATTAATCAGTCCCACTTCCAGTTTATATGGCTTTCCCGGATCACTTAACGGCACAACTAACTGCCCTTTTTCCCCGTCCTGCGCCCAAAGCCTCGCGCTCAGCAGTACAGCTAATATTAATGTTCCTGTAAATCTTATCGTTTTCATGTTGTTATTTTTTTATTGTTGTTTTTTGATATAAATATTGCCGTTAAGTGTTTCAAACTTAAATAGCTTTCCGCCTGCCCCTATCCGTACGCCATTATTTTTACTAAGCTTGTAAGTAGTACCGCTGCCGCTTTTTGATTCGGTTTTACTTACTCTTGTAGGCAAAATCTCAGCATCCGGAAAATCGGTATAAAACTGTCCGTTCATACTTTTAAATTCAAGATCAGCTGCCAGGTTAGCCGGGTAAGTTACTTCAAGCTTACCATTAAGCGTATAATAGCTTGAAGCATCGGGTGGCACCGAGAGGTAAGTTACATTAAGCGGCCCGTTAATGGTATGTGCACTGGTTGTACCTTTGGCATTGGCAATGGTTATGCCGCCGTTTACATTGTTTACTTTTAATGCCCCATATACATCTTTAACTTCAACATTACCATCGTTTACGGTTGATACGCACAGGTTTATGCCATAGGGCACTTTAACAATATACTCTAATTTTACCGTATAGTCTATATGATGACGATCCTCTCGGTTCCAGTTGCGGCGCGGGCGGGTATCATAGGGTTCGGCCGTGTAAGCGATAATACTATCAGCCTTTTGATCAAATCCCAGTTTTACTTCTTTTTTACCGGTTTCAACATCACCGGCGCTTTTGCCCCGGATGGTTTCATCTACCTCAATTGATACCTGGCTGCCTGAATATCCCTGCACGGTTATAGAGCCCCAAATGTTGTAAATGGCCAGCGTAGTGCCCGAAGCCGCTCCCTGCAAAGTAAATTGCTTACTGATATGCTCTTTATAGTCCTGGGCATGGACCGAAATTTGGGCAAGGCAAAGCCCCAGACCTGCTAAAACAGGCATTAATGATCTTTTCATGATTTGGTTTATTTTAAATAAGTTGGGTTATTGTTTGTTTGATTTTATCGCGAACGCCATGATCAAGGTCTTTTTGTTTCAACAGTTCTTTAAATGATTTTACTGATCGCTTTTCCTGCAGTTTCAGCATGACATCGGCAATGGCCAGTTGCATCAGCGGCGAATCCTGCTCAACTATTGACTTGATGAGGCCTTCCCTTACCTCCGGATGCCCTGTAAGGTGTGTAAGCGCATCAAGCGTACTCAGGCGTACATTTACATTTGGATCATTATTCAGCGTAGCCAATAAAGCATCTATCACCTGCTTATCGGCATGCTTGATCTCGCTGGTATAGCTTACCCCCCTGATCCGTTCAGAGGCTGATGGATTTTCAAGCAGGGCAAGCATCATGGTTTGTTTAAGCTCGTGTACCTGTGAGCTTAGGGCTTTCAATTGTTTATCCTGGTCATCACTTTTGCTTTTACCAAAAAACAGGTAGCCTGCCCCCACTAAAATAACAACCATTGCCAGGTTATAGGCCATTGGCCAGCGTGGCTGCCACTCCCAAATCCGGCTTACCTGGTATTTAATATCAGCCCACAAACTCCTCTGCTCTTTTACCGACTCTTTGTAGGTATCCAGCATAGCATAAAACTTCACCCCCATATTGGCCGATGGTTCGGGCGTTTCGATATGGCCCATTGTATCCCACATTTGCTGAAGTCCCTGTAACTCTTCACGGCAATTGGCGCAGCCTGCAATATGGCGCTCCAAAGCCCCATTTTCTTCAGGACTTAACTCTTTGTTTATCCAACCGGTAAACAGTTCCTCATATAGCTCACATTTCATCTTATACTGTTTTATCGTTCCATTTTTACATAAATACTTTTAAGCTCCTGCATCGCCCGGTGGATGCGCACTTTTACAGTACCTTCGGTCATACCCAATATGTCGGCTATCTCCTGGCATTTTAATTCCTGGAAACGGCTCAGGGCTAAAATCTCGCGCTGGCTTTCGCTTAGCCTTTCCATGGCTTTATGTAGTCCGGCTTTGGCCTGTTTTTTTTCAAAAGCTTCATCAGGTACCAGGCCCCCCGCCATGGTTTCGGCCGCTTCCACGCCTTCGTACTGTACCTGCTGCTTGTTTTTTCGCCAGTGATCCTTTAAAACATTGCGGGCTATAGAGTACATCCAATGGATATATTCGCCGGTGCCGGTAAAGGTGTGCCGGTACTTGAGCATTTTATAAAACACCTGCTGTACCATGTCCTCACTTAGCTCACGCTGGTAGGTCATGTGGAACAGGAAGCCATACAACTGCCGATTGTAGCGTTCAAAGAGCATACCCATCCTGTCAAGGTCGCCGGCTTTCACCTTTAGCATAATGGCATTGTCTGTAAGCGTGTTCAATCAGTTTGTAATTATGTAATATACCTTAAGTACTTCGGCGGCGTAAAATGGTTACAGAAAATTTTAATTTTTTTTCGGAAGATGCAACTGCAGATCAAACTTAACAGAAATTTAAACCAAACAGGCAATTGGTTTGAAGTGTTATTAAC from Mucilaginibacter sp. SJ includes:
- the ligD gene encoding DNA ligase D — protein: MSLEKYAEKRDFSKTREPKAGRSKDKDHLMFVIQKHDASRLHYDFRLEMNGVLKSWAIPKGPSTDPKVKRLAMMVEDHPFDYRNFEGLIPKGEYGGGTVIVWDEGTYEPIEEIKGKKAQEKYLLKQLEAGSVKIKLHGEKLEGEYALVKTHGMGENGWLLIKHNDQFASVKDITKKDKSILSGKTIESMEKTSEKVWQHGHEEDVEKPEKTGKKKVLNEPVEQLEKKVDTNGTEDFDVEQLLKKAPESRVPTKIKPMKATLVDEPFDDPDWLYEVKWDGYRAIAVIDKKGAELISRNNLPFDKYYPINKLLKDWQINAVIDGEILVLNDKGVSDFGALQNWRSEADGNLVYYVFDILWYEGKNLMGLPLKQRQAILSAVLPTNDERIRQSKVFDTGGIEFFNAAERIGLEGIIAKKASSVYTSDLRSKEWLKIKVQRRQEVIIAGFTKNAGTSKSFSALVLALYDDKGKLQYAGKVGTGFSDKLQKEMMEQFKPLITNKSPFEVEPDVDKPSRFRPQRLGAKPTWLKPELVCEVAFAEVTGDGVFRQASFKGMRSDKKTKDVVLETPKHTAETVEEAEGADNDTHAKAIKPVKNTDRKTLLNPKDETQVRKICGHELKFTHLSKVYWPEDGVTKRDMFNYYYQVAEYILPYLKDRPMSLNRFPNGIHGPSFYQKDVKGKAPDWITKTFPYTTSEGEHKEYLVGSDESYLLWMASLGCIEMNPWFSRVQSPDNPDYCVIDLDPDKNTFDQVIAAALEVKKVLDAVDVPAYCKTSGSTGMHIYIPLGAKYDYDQSQMFARLVVGIVHKQIPDYTSLERMVAKRNGKMYLDFLQNRPGATIAGPYSLRPKPGATVSMPLHWDEVKPGLTMKDFTIFNSIDRLKETGDLFKGVLAKGIDLEKTIKNAKSVFE
- a CDS encoding DUF3606 domain-containing protein; its protein translation is MNNRNKTGLPDNSLINTSESYEVEYWANKFGVRPERLKTAVRAVGNSAAAVAKFLNNK
- a CDS encoding sugar MFS transporter — translated: MAQATSSVIESPVKRSAINPIVIIGALFFIFGFVTWMNGTLIPYLKIACELSTKEAYFVTTAFYIAYVVMGIPAGKTIKKFGFKNGMAIGLFVMAIGALIFIPAAMTRTYGVFLIGLFVQGTGLTVLQTASNPYITILGPAETAARRISIMGICNKIAGALAPVILGTVVLANIDSITEKLKTLSATEKALELNELASRVIMPYSIMVVVLILLAILIYFSSLPEINTEHEDETVAAANTNKTSIVQFPHLMLGVATLFVYVGAEVIAGDSISLYGTSQHIPLSTAKFFTSCTLISMIVGYLVGVFCIPKLITQQKALVASAILGIILTIATLLTHGYASVFCIALLGLANSLMWPAIWPLALAGLGRFTKIASSLLVMGIAGGAVLPPLYGYFSEKFSAQSAYILLIPIYLFILFYSTIGHKAGRQNMKA
- a CDS encoding carbohydrate-binding family 9-like protein, which translates into the protein MKEVYAPFIPGSYNENNLDELSVLLEKGKKYAIDNLLWSDSGYFPSVNFSIGHTENGIALKYFVGEQYTQATYKTVNDPVYKDSCVEFFTGFGKDDSYYNLEFNALGTALVGFGKDRNGRVAIPDDKVSGIKSLSNINWARDPAGFNTWELTLLIPFDVFFYHDIKTLNGIISRANFFKCGDDLPEPHFISWSNIDSPVPDFHLSQFFGTIKFI
- a CDS encoding FAD-binding protein, giving the protein MKRKTFIQLSTTLMASPLLSSFESFAQQPRLQNWSGNLTYSTDNVFYPKSVEEVQQLLKKHDKIKALGTRHCFNTIADSKDNLLSTRNLNKVVSIDKQNHTVTVEGGIKYGELAPHLDKEGFALHNLASLPHISVAGSITTATHGSGVKNGNLSSAVVGLEIVKADGSIVHLSKTKDGAKLNAAVVGLGALGVITKVTLQIQPTYMMKQHVFTGLPMSELKQHFEKIVSAGYSVSLFTDWQSDHINEIWIKSRIGTDKDENLKEFYGAKAATKNLHPIIGLSAENCTEQMGVPGPWYERLPHFKMGFTPSSGKELQSEFFVPFDHAVEAIEAVARLGNQIGPHLFITEIRTIAADDLWMSPTHNQKSVAIHFTWKQETEAVLKLLPQIERELSPFKARPHWGKIFTIPAKTLAVRYEKMDAFKALAAEYDPHGKFRNRFLAHELYNY
- a CDS encoding RNA recognition motif domain-containing protein, with translation MIKLFIVGFPRDMEEIELVELFSAYGTVSTVRIITDKDSGISKGYGFLEMTDEAGAQRAIDAMNGATIDEREISVRIAEQKHQPQQKQQFSKPKPGFNKVKPQGYNKPRFPRENNRYEQQEAAAPVRAKRPRRQQP
- a CDS encoding DUF4097 family beta strand repeat-containing protein, producing MKTIRFTGTLILAVLLSARLWAQDGEKGQLVVPLSDPGKPYKLEVGLINGSITITGYEGKDIVIDAQGEERKHREKEPAPGGMRRLSAGSNLDVQAQENNNQVNVHGSAMKTTNLTIKVPMNSTSVKLSTVNNGNINASNLSGDLEIRNVNGYIKLNNISGSVVANTVNGNVEVTFKSIDAKAAMAFSTLNGKVDVTFPASLKANVKLKSDQGDIFTDFDVVTEQRKPVVTKNSGEKGMYSLKMEDWVYGKIAGGGPELLMKTTFGSLYIRKAK
- a CDS encoding zf-HC2 domain-containing protein, whose translation is MKCELYEELFTGWINKELSPEENGALERHIAGCANCREELQGLQQMWDTMGHIETPEPSANMGVKFYAMLDTYKESVKEQRSLWADIKYQVSRIWEWQPRWPMAYNLAMVVILVGAGYLFFGKSKSDDQDKQLKALSSQVHELKQTMMLALLENPSASERIRGVSYTSEIKHADKQVIDALLATLNNDPNVNVRLSTLDALTHLTGHPEVREGLIKSIVEQDSPLMQLAIADVMLKLQEKRSVKSFKELLKQKDLDHGVRDKIKQTITQLI
- a CDS encoding RNA polymerase sigma factor, with protein sequence MNTLTDNAIMLKVKAGDLDRMGMLFERYNRQLYGFLFHMTYQRELSEDMVQQVFYKMLKYRHTFTGTGEYIHWMYSIARNVLKDHWRKNKQQVQYEGVEAAETMAGGLVPDEAFEKKQAKAGLHKAMERLSESQREILALSRFQELKCQEIADILGMTEGTVKVRIHRAMQELKSIYVKMER